CAGGTCCCTGGCAGGGGCCGATCGGCCCCTGCCAGGGACCTGCGGCCCCTGCACCACGAACTCGATCGACACCAGTCTGGAATCGGATCGTGCGATCCCGATCCAGGAGGTGGAGACCATGCCCCGCACCATCACCGTGGGCCTCGACGGCTCGCCCGAGAGCCGCGCCGCCGCAGAATGGGCGGCCAGGGAGGCCAAGCTGCGCGGCCTGCCGCTGAAGCTCGTCAACGTCTGGGAGCCGGTTCCCACGCCGATGGCGCAGGCCCCGCTCCTCGGCGCCGAGCCCCAGCAGCATGGGAGCACCCGCCATGAGTCCGCAGAGGGACTGAGGCTGCGGCACCCCGGCATCGAGATCACCGCGGAGCAGGTCTCCGGCCGGCCAGGCGAGGTCCTGTCACGCATCGCCGATGACGCCGTGCTGCTCGTCCTGGGCTCGCGCGGCCTGAGCGGGGTCGGCGGGTTCCTGGTGGGCTCGGTCGGCCTCGCCGTCGTGGCGCACGCCGAGCGGCCCGTGGTCCTCGTCCGCGCCGGGGAGCAGGCCGCCGACGAGCACCTGATGGACCGGACGGGCATCCCGTCCGCCGCGGCCCCCTACCGGCCCGTGGTCCTGGGCCTGGACACCGACGACCCGGACCCCTCGCTCGTCGAGTTCGCCTTCGACGCGGCCGACCGCCGCGCCACCTCCCTGCGGGTCGTCCACGGCTGGAACCCGCCGCCCTACTACGCCTACGGCCTCTCCTCCGACCTCGAACTCCACACCGAGCTGGCCCGGCAGGAAGCCGCCACCCTCACCGAGGTCCTGCGCCCGTGGCGGCAGAAGTTCCCCGCCGTCGAGGTCGTCGAGGAGTCCCGGTACGGAACGGCCGCCATTCACCTGGTCGACGCCTCCCGCGAGGCCTCCCTGGTCGTCGTCGGCCGCCGAATCCGC
The Streptomyces lunaelactis genome window above contains:
- a CDS encoding universal stress protein; amino-acid sequence: MPRTITVGLDGSPESRAAAEWAAREAKLRGLPLKLVNVWEPVPTPMAQAPLLGAEPQQHGSTRHESAEGLRLRHPGIEITAEQVSGRPGEVLSRIADDAVLLVLGSRGLSGVGGFLVGSVGLAVVAHAERPVVLVRAGEQAADEHLMDRTGIPSAAAPYRPVVLGLDTDDPDPSLVEFAFDAADRRATSLRVVHGWNPPPYYAYGLSSDLELHTELARQEAATLTEVLRPWRQKFPAVEVVEESRYGTAAIHLVDASREASLVVVGRRIRRSPLGARIGPITHAVLHHATAPVAVVAHG